GGACCGCTACGGGCGGTGCTGAGCGCCGACGTGCCGGTTCTGTCCTTCGAGGTCGAAGGCGCGCGGCTCAGCGACGCGTTTCTAGCAATGACCGGGGAGGGTGTCCGATGACGACGGGTCTGCGGGGGCTGGTCCGGAACGCCGAACCCAGCGCGGGCGGGGTTCGCGGCGATGGCCCGGGTTGGCGGGTCATCGCCGAACAGGAGTGCCGCGATCTGTGGGTGAGCGGGCGCGGCCCGGTGTTGGTCTTCGCGTTCAGCGTCGTCCTGAGCGTCATGACCTACCTTGCCGGTACCAGTCAGGTGCTCAACTTCCTCGAGCAGCGGGAGGCGGTGAACCTCACCCTGCAGGTTGCGGTGGCGGTCGGCGTCCTCGTCACGCTGGTGGTCAGCGCCGACGCGATCAGCGGGGAGCGGGAACGGGGCACGTTGGAGAGCCTGCTGCTCGCACCCGTCTCCCGCCGGGCGATCGTGCTGGGGAAGTTCGCCGCCGCCTTGTCGCTTTGGCTCGCGGCCTTCGTCGTGAGTGTGCCGTATCTGTGGGCGCTCGGACGCGGAGTGTCCATCGTCGGGCAGGCGCTGGTGCTGGGCCTGCTCGTCGGCACGCTGCTGGCCGTCGCGCTCGCCGCGCTCGGTCTGCTGATCAGCGCCGTGTCGAGCTCCAACAAAGTCAGCCTCGCGGTGAGCCTGTTCCTGCTGTTGGCGCTCTTCGCACCGACCCAGTTGCCCGGCGGCGCGCCGAAGGGCTGGTTCGGTGATCTTCTCGTCCGGCTCAATCCGGTCGGCGCGTCGCTGCACTACCTGACGGCTGTGCTCGTCAACGGGCACAGCTGGACGCGGGACCTGTCGTACCTGATCTCTCCGCTACTCATCGCGGTACTGACCGGGGGCGTCCTGATTGCCGCCGGCACCCGGATCGTCAGGCTGTATGGAGGGGTGAGCGGAGCATGAAGACAGGGCTGGCCCTCGCCGGGCTGTTGTTGGCGCTGACGGCTCCCGTCGGCTTGACCGCTTCGGCGGGAGCCGCTCCGCCGCCACTGCCGGGCGTCGTTGAGGTCGTATTGGAGCAGAGCCGACTCATCACGGTCGTTGGTGAGCGGTTGACGCTTGAGTCCCGTGTGGTCAACTCGGGTGAGGCGCCGACCGACCGGCTGGTGGCCCACCTCAACGTCGCGAGCCTGGACGGCGTCTACGTCGACCTCGAGGACTGGTCGGCGGACGTGACCCGGGAGGTTTCGCCGGTGGCGCCGGGCAGCAGCACGTCACTGTCCTGGCAGTACCAGGCCGTCAACACCGGCAGTTTCGACGTCTACGTCGTGCTCATGCCCGGCGGCGACTCCACGGCGGGTACGGGCCCGCTGGTGGTGAGCCAGCCGCTACACGTGAGCGTGGCCGGAAAGCGGACCCTGACCGCAGCGGGCTCGCTGCCGGTTGCCATCGTCGTTCCGGTCGTGCTCGCTCTGCTGGCCGCAGCTGCCAGATATCGCATTCGGCGTATGAGTTGACCGGGAGGAACTCACCCTCGGATTCCGGGTTGCCGAGCCGCAGTTGTCCCGGCGCGAAGTCGACGCCGGTGGGGCGTCCGGCCGCATCCAGGACCCAGCCCAGCCTGCCGGTGCCCGACGCGGGAATCTCCGGTCCGACGCTCGGCAAGCTCACTGCGGTGGGCGGCAGCCTCGTCGTGGTCGGCCTCGTACTGCTTCTCGCGCAACGGCGTCGTCGCTGGGTCAGGCCGAGGGCAATCTGGCTAAGTAGGCCCAGGGTCGGGCGGGTTTCCGTACGCTGCGCTGAGTGAAATGGGCACGTTCCTTCGTCGCGCTGGCGGCGACCCTGACTGTTACGGCGTGCGATGCCGTCCGGACCCCGCCGGCCGCTGCGCCCACCCGCTCCGCCCCTGCGGGCTCCCCGTCGCACCCCGCCGAGATCACCTTGGCCTTCGCGGGCGACGTGCACTTCGCTGACCGTACGGCCGATCTGCTGGGCGACCCGGCGACCGCGTTCGGGTCGATCTCGTCGACGCTGTCGGCCGCAGACCTGGCGATGGTCAACCTGGAGACGGCAGTCACCACACGCGGGACTCCCGAGCCGAAGGAGTTCCATTTCCGGGCGCCGGCAAGCGCGTATGACGCGGTGAAGGCCGCCGGCATCGACGTCGTGTCGATCGCCAACAACCACGCGTTGGACTACGGGCGGACGGGGCTGGCCGACACCGTGGACGCAGCCAGGGCCGTCGGGTTGCCGGCCGTCGGGGCGGGCGCCGACGCGGCGGCGGCGTACGCGCCGTGGATCACCGAGATACGCGGTACCAAAATCGCTGTCCTCGGCTTCAGCCAGGTCTCCGAGCTGTGGTCGGAGTGGAGGGCCACAGACACCCGGGCCGGTATCGCGATGACCCGCGACTTACCGCGCGCCGTCGCGGCGGTGCGCGCCGCCCGGCGCCAGGCCAGCGTGGTCGTCGTCTACGTCCACTGGGGCACGGAGGGCGACGCGTGTCCACCCGCCGAGGCTCGCGAGTTCGCTGGCGAGATGGCCGAGGCCGGTGCCACGATCGTCGTCGGCACCCACGCCCACCTACTGCTCGGCGACGGGTGGCTCGGCAAGACCTTCGTCCAGTACGGACTCGGCAACTTCCTGTGGTGGCGTGACGACGCGTACAGCAACGACACGGGGGTGCTGCGGGTGACCCTCGACGCTTCGGCGATCTCGAAAACGGAACTGGTGCCCGCGACGATCTCCCGCCGCACCGGTCGACCCGAACTCGCCGGCCGCGAGGACACGGCCCGGATCGGCCAGGAGTACGCGGGCCTGCGCGCCTGCACCGGACTCGCCGCGAGCCCCGCCCCGTAGTCGGGCGAAACACGGCCCCGCAACGTGGAACCCAGGGGTGAAATTCAGCCGACTTCGACACGCGCAGCTAAAACGGCCGGAACCACAACTCCGTGCGCGCCACCGAGTGCAGCTACTGCGGCCCCCGGCCGCATGCCCACCTGCCCCAGCCGTGGGCGTGGTGCCCGCCGATTGTGGGGTCGGCGGGCACCGTCGTGGTGGTGGGCATCAGCTGCCGCAGCAGCCGCCGGCCTGACCGCCAGCGGGGGCGGCGTCAAGGGTGACCAGGTTCAACGGTGCGGACAGCAGGCCCCCGGAGATGCCAGTGGCCAGTCCGCGCGCTGCCGGCTCGGCGGTCGGCGCCGGCCCGCAGCAACTGTCGCCGGTGGCGGAGTCCGTGGGGTTGCTGTTGCACACGCCGGTTTCGGGCAGGTCGAGCTGGACGTCGCGGGCGGCGTCCCAGTCGCCGGCGAGGGCGGCGACGACGGAGCGGACCTGCTCGTAGCCGGTGGCCATGAGGAACGTCGGCGCCCGGCCGTAGGACTTCATGCCGACGGCGTAGTAGCCGGCCTCCGGATGGACGAGTTCGTCGACGCCGTGTGCGGGCACGGTGCCGCAGGAGTGCTCGTTCGGGTCGATGAGCGGCGCGAGCGCGCGGGTGGCGCCCATGATCGGGTCCAGGTCCAGGCGCAGCTCGGCGGCGATCGAGTGGTCCGGTCGGAAGCCGGTGGCCGCGACGATCCGGTCCACCGTGACCGACTCCTCGCCGCCGTCGCCGTGCCGCACCACCACACTCACCCGGCCGTCTGTCGGGGTGAGCGCGTGCACGGAGAAGCCGGTGAGCAGCCGGATCCGGCCGGCGTCGACGTGCGCGCGCAGCCGCGAGCCCAGGGCACCGCGGGCGGGCAGCGCGTCGGCGTCCCCGCCGCCGTAGGTCCGCGTCGGCGAGGCGGTCCGGATCGCCCAGGTCACCTCGGTGCCCGGCGTGGATTCGGCCAGCTCGGCCAGGGACAGCAGCGTGTTCGCGGCGGAGTGGCCGGCCCCGACGACGAGGGTGTGCCGGCCGGCGAAGCGGTCCCGGGCCGCGCCTAGAACGTCGGGCAGCGCGTGCTCCAGGAACGGAGCGACAGTGGTCTCGCCCCGGGCGGGCAAGCCGGAGGCGCCCAGGACGTTCGGCGTGCCCCAGGTGCCGGACGCGTCGATGACGGCGCGGGCGAGTAGCTCTTCGCCGTCGGCGAGGCGGATCAGGAACGGCGTGGACTCACGGCCGGCGGTGCGCAGTCGGTCCAGGCCCAGACGGCTGATCGCTTCGACCCGGGCACCGTAGCGCAGGTACGGCTTGAGCTGCGGCAGCTCCGCGAGGGGCTGCAGGTAGTCGCCGGCCAGCTCCGCTCCGGTGGGCAGGGCCTCAAGGTCAGGGGCGGCCCAGCCCGCCTCGTCGAGAATCCGGCGGGCGGCCGGGTCGATGTTGTAGCGCCACGGGGAGAACACCCGCACGTGGCCCCACTGCCGCACGGCGGCACCCGGGGTGTCGCCGGCTTCGAGGACGGTGAAGGCGATGCCCCGCTCGTTCAGGTGCGCGGCGGCGGCCAGGCCTACTGGTCCGGCGCCGATGACCACGACAGGCAGCTCGTTCAGGGTGCTCACCGGTCAAACTCCTCTGTGTTGAGAACTATCGAATCAAGTAGGTGGACGAGGCCCTGCTTGTGAGGGGCCAGGGTTGGTCAGGTGACGACGGGACTGCGCCGCTCGAGCAGGACGACGTCGCGCCAGCGGCCGTGGTGGCGACCAACCCGCTCGCGCACGCCGATGACCCGGAAGCCGGCCCGCTCGTGCAGGGTGAGGCTGGCGGCGTTTTCGGGGAAGACTCCGGACTGGATGGTCCAGATGCCGGCGGCTTCGGTGGAGGTGATCAGCGTGTCCAGCAGCAGCCGGGCGACGCCGCGGCCCTGCGCGACGGGGTCGACGTAGACGGAGTGCTCGACCACGCCGGCGTAGACCGTGCGCCCCGAGGTGGGCACGACAGCGATCCAACCGACCACCGTGTTCCCGTCGATCGCCACGAAGCGGTGTTCGGGCAGCTTTGCCGCGTCGAACGCCGCCCAGGTGGGTGCGATCGTCTCGAAGCTGGCGTTGCCGGCGTCGAGTCCGGCCTGATAGATCGCCAGAACCCGCTCGGCGTCGTCGTCCCGCAGGGGGCGCACCGTGATGTCGGCCATCAGCAGGCTCCATTCGGGTGGGGGGCGGGTCGGCCCATGACCACGTCCGCGGCGGACGGGAAGCAGTCGACGCAGGCGTCGTTGATCCGGTAGTGGCGGGCGGTGCCGACCGGCTCGACGAAGACGAACCGCACCTCGGTGAGGATCTTCAGGTGCTGCGAGACGGTGGACTGCGCCAGGCCGACGGCGTCGACGATTTCTCCCACGCTCATTGGTCGGGCGTGCCGGGCGAGGTATTCGACGATCTGCACTCGGGTCGGGTCGGCCAGGGCCCGGAACCAGGATGCGTACGCCTGCGCGGTGGTCCGGTCGAGCATCTCGGCCGCCACATCTCCCCCTTCATCGTTTATCGCCGATCGGCGATGAAAGTGTAGCGGGTGCGGGCGCAGCGAGGGACACGGTCGCGACAACCAGGCGGGCGATGGCCGTCAGGGTGTGCGGGTCGACGCGATCCGGGGTGTCGGCGGGACTGTGGTAGCCGGCCATTCCCGCACCGATGCCCACAGCCGCAAGCCCGGCGGCGCCGTAACGGCGGTTGTCCGACGCCACGGGCCCGGCAGTTAGCGGAAGGCCGGTGTGTCGGCCGGCTTGGTCGAGCAGGGCGAGCAGCCGGTGGGCGGGGCCCCCGGCCTCTACCGCGGCGGCCTGGTCGAGGCGGCCGGCGCCGTCGACGTTGATGACCAGCGGGTTGCCGCCGCTGGCACGCAGTCGAGAACTGTGGTGGGCGGAGCCCAACGCCCCGATTTCCTCGGCGTCGAGCAGCGCGACGGACAGTCCGAGGTCGTCGGGGAGCACGGCGGACAGGACCCGGGCGGCCTCCAGGACCACGGCGACGCCGCTGGCGTTGTCGGACGCGCCGGGCTGGCGCACGCCGGGGTGGTCGCCCACCCCGTCGTAGTGGGCGGTCAACAGCAGCTCTACCGCACGGGGCGAGGGTCGGTCGAAGGTGGCGTAGATGTTCGTACCGGTGGCGTCGGCGCGACGTAGTGGGGTGTTCGCGCTCATCCAGCCCTCACCGGCGGCGCTCAAGACGACAGAGTGCGTGCGCGGGTCCAGCGTCAGGACCGGCAGGGGGCCCGGGTCCGGGCCCGCGAGGGTTGTGTACTGCCATCCGTCGGCGTCGACCGCGCGGCTCAGGAGCAGACCGGCAGCGCCTCGGGTGTCACGGTAGGCGTCGAACAGAATCATCCCCGCTCGCACCACCAGCCAGCGGCCGGTCGGGTCATCGCTACCGGCCACACCCAGCAGGCCACGCCTGACCTCGATGGTGTCGGTGGAAGCCGGGTGGATCGACACCTCACGACCGAAGGTCAGATCCGCCGACACGTCGCCGACACCCCATGTGACGGTCGGTGCGGCGTAGATGTCCGGCACGGCCCGGACCGGGAAGTCGTCGATTTCGACCCTCGCGCCGAGCGCGGTGAGGTGGTCGGCGAGCCAGGCGCGGGCGGCAGCCCCGCCCGGCGTGCCGACCCGCCGACCGGCGAAGTCGTCCGCAGCCAGGGCGGCGACGGTCGTGGTCATCCGCTCGGCGGACACGGCCACGAGCCGCGCCGCCATGCTGGCGGGCGGGCCGGCTGCCGGCGTCATCCGCAGCACCCCTGTCCGGTGCGCATCGCGTCGGCCTTCGCCGTGGTGCCGCAGCAGGAGTCGGCCGCCTCGGCGGTCTGTTGGGTGCCGCAGCACGGGCCGCCGGTCGTCGCTGTCTCGCCAGCGGGCGGGAGGATCGAGCCGACCCCCTGCACGGGGCTTCCGCAACAGGAACCCGACCCGGTCACGACCAGGGCGGCGCCCGGGTCCCCGGTGAATCCGCCTGCCCTCTGGGTGTCCTCGCTCATCGTGTTCCCTTCCGCCTGTCTTGACGTTTGTCTAAGCAGAGAGTTGCACGTTGATTAGAAGGATGTCAACCTAGAGACATGTCGAAGCAAGGCGCGCCTCTCGCCCTCGTGGATCTGACCGCTGATACGCCGTGCTGCCCTCCACTGGCTCAGCGCCGGGTGCCGGCCGAAACCGCCGCAGTGCTCGCTCCGACGTTCAAGGCCCTGGGCGATCCGGTGCGGCTGCAGCTGATGTCGATGATCGCCTCGGCGGAGGGCGGGGAGGCGTGCGTCTGCGACCTCACTCCCGCCTTCGACCTCACCGGGCCGACCATCTCGCATCACCTCAAGACGCTGCGCGAGGCCGGCCTCGTCGATGCCGAGCGACGCGGGACGTGGGTCTACTACCGCGCTCGCCCGGCCATCCTGCGCCAGCTCGCCGCGCTGCTCACGGTCGAACCGACCCCCACGGCGTAGGCCGCGGCCGGCGCCGCAGCCCCCGGGTGAACATCCACCCAGCCGGGTGCACTCAGCGCGCCCCACACCGACCACCGACTCGTCGCCATTTGACAGTGTCGCAGTTGCTCAGCAATAGTTGACTCAATGAGTATTGAGCTTGCTTCCCTGCAGGGGCGCGCCCGCATCCACGCCGCGCTCGGGGATCCGGCGCGCCTGGCGGTCGTCGACGCGCTCACCCTGGGCGATGCGTCCCCTGGTGAGATCGCCCAGGACCTGGGGATGCCGACGAACCTGGTCGCCCACCACGTCAAGGTCCTCACCGAAGCCGGGCTCGTCGTCCGCAGCCGGTCCGAGGGAGACCGCCGTCGCACCTACCTACGGCTGCGGCCCGAGGCCCTGGCCATGCTGATGCCGGCGCCGTTGACCGAGGTGGGTCGGGTGGTGTTCGTCTGCACCCACAACTCCGCCCGCTCGCAACTCGCCGCCGCCCTCTGGTCCGACCGCACCCACACCTCGGCGGCGTCCGCGGGAACGCAGCCCGCAGAGCGGGTTCATCCGCGGGCTGTCGCCGTGGCCCACCGGCACGGACTGCGGCTGAACCCGACCGGCACCGCGCACGTCGCGGACATCGTGCGCGACGGCGACCTCGTCATTGCCGTCTGCGACAACGCCCACGAGGAACTCACCGGCCCAGCCGCGCCCCGACTTCACTGGTCGGTGCCCGACCCGGTCCGCGTCGACACCGACGCCGCGTTCGAGGCCGCGTTCGCCGACCTCGCCGCCCGCGTCGACCGCGTCGCCCCCAACGTCGCCGCCGCCACGAGTTCGGCCGGCCGCCATGACTGACACCAACCCCTACGTGCGCGATGAACGAGGGCAACCCGGCGCCCAACTGCACCCCGTAAGCACCAAGCCGCAGCAGAGTAGGGCGGACGAGACGTACCGAGGCCTGGTGAATCCGTCGCGTCCCGCCGGCCGTTACCAGCGTCTCGACCGCAACAGCGACCCCGCCCGCGCCCTGCCGGCGATGCCCGACCAGGCACCGGTCAACTGGCCCCGCGATCCACACTGCAAGGAGGGCTTCTGATGTCCGACAAGCCGAGCGTCCTGTTCGTCTGCGTCCACAACGCCGGCCGCTCACAGATGGCCGCCGGCTGGCTGCGCCACCTCGCCGGCGACGCCGTCGAGGTCCGCTCTGCCGGCTCCGCCCCGGCCGAGACGGTCAATCCCGCCGCGGTGCAGGCCATGCGGGAGGTCGGCATCGACATCACCGACCAGACGCCGAAGCTCCTCGAGTACGCCACGGCGCAGTCCTCGGACGTCATCGTGACCATGGGCTGCGGCGACGCCTGCCCGGTCTTTCCCGGTAAGCGCTACGAGGACTGGAAGCTCGACGACCCCGCCGGCAAGGGCGTCGAGGCCGTCCGCCCCATCCGCGACGAGATCCGCACTCGGGTGGAGAAACTCCTCACCGAGTTGCGCCCTGTCGCCTGACCCCGAGACCGCCCCGCGCGCCCGCTACTGGACCCACTACCGACTCCGGCCCGAATCGCTCCGCGCGCTCGGTCAGTGCGCCGCCTTCGCCGACCAGGCGCCCACCGGCGCCGAGGGCAGACGGCCCTGCGGGCCCGAAACACCCGCCCAGGAACCAACAGAGGAACGAACCCCATGACGGCACTGGCCACACCGGCGCGCACCACACCACGGCTCTCCACGCTGGACCGGCTCCTGCCGGTATGGATCGGCGCCGCCATGGCCGCCGGGCTGCTCCTCGGCCGACTGATCCCCGGACTCGACGACGCCCTCGACCGGGTCAAGATCGGCGGGATCTCCGTACCCATCGCCCTCGGCCTGCTGATCATGATGTACCCGGTCCTGGCCAAGGTCCGCTACGACCGCCTCGACACCGTCACCTCCGACCGGCGCCTGCTGATCTCCTCCCTGGTCATCAACTGGCTCATCGGCCCCGCCGTCATGTTCGCCCTGGCCTGGCTGCTCCTACCCGACCAGCCCGCGTACCGCACCGGCCTCATCATCGTCGGCCTCGCCCGCTGCATCGCCATGGTCATCATCTGGAACGACCTCGCCTGCGGCGACCGGGAAGCCGCCGCCGTCCTGGTCGCGCTCAACTCCGTCTTCCAGGTCCTCGCCTTCGGCCTGCTCGGCTGGTTCTACCTCACGGTCCTGCCCGGCTGGCTCGGCCTGGAGCAGGCCGGACTGTCAGTCTCCGGATGGGACATCGCCGGCAGCGTCCTGGTCTTCCTCGGCATCCCCCTGACCGCGGGCTACCTCACCCGCAAACTCGGCGAACGCGCCAAGGGCCGCGACTGGTACGAGGCGAAGTTCCTGCCCCGGATCGGGCCGGTCGCCCTGTACGGGCTGCTGTTCACCATCGTGCTGCTCTTCGCTCTGCAGGGCGACGCGATCACCGCCCAGCCCTGGGACGTCGCCCGCATCGCGCTCCCCCTCCTCGCGTACTTCGCGATCATGTGGTTCGGCTCGTTCGCCATCGGTCGGGCGATCGGCCTGAACTACGAACGCACCACCACGCTCGCCTTCACCGCGGCCGGCAACAACTTCGAACTTGCCATCGCCGTGGCGATCGGCGTGTTCGGCGTCACCAGCGGCCAGGCCCTCGCCGGAGTCGTCGGACCACTGATCGAGGTACCGGTCCTGGTTGCCCTCGTCTACGTCAGCCTCGCCGCCCGCCGCCGGTTCTTCCCCACCGGAGTCACCATCGCCTAGCCGGGCACAAGCAACGGCTCCGGCAGCCAGCGGCGCGAGGCCGACCGTCGGCAGCCGTTCGGGGCCACATACTCCGTTCACCGGCGTGTTCGGCCCGGAAACCGTCGAACGGTACGCCTTCGAGTCCTACAGGTATCTGCACCGCACCGTCCGCTGCCGATCGTCGGAGATCGGGTGCCCGCGCTCAGACTCGCTCACGGGAGCGAATCTCGCTTCAGGCAGGTCACGACGTCCGCACATCAAGCGTCCACGATTCGGCACGATCGACCGCGCGTCCCGCAGCATGACAACGCGTTCGCCCGTGAGAAAGTTGGTGTCATGGCAGCTGAAGCGACTCCGGGCCGCGAAGTTGTCCTCGAGACGGATCGCCTGCTGCTCAGACCTTGGCGGGAAGCCGAGGCTGTCGTCCAGCGCGAGCTGTGGACCGAACGTGACCCACGAGTGCCGCCGCACCGCCGAATCGACGCGGATGGACACCCCACGATCGCGGAACTCGAGGATTCGATCCGCACCAACCAGCCATCGTCGACCGGGTTACTGGCGATCGAGCGGAAGGCCGCTCGTGACGTCATCGGCTACTGCGGGCTGATCGACGGCGGACGAGGATCGGAAGGGGAACCGGAACTGGCGTTCGAGCTGCTACGCCGATTCTGGGGTCAGGGATACGCGACCGAGGCCTCGTTGGCGGTTCTGGACTGGGCGGGATCGTCCGGGTACGAACGTCTGTGGGCCACGGTCTGGGAGTGGAACACCGCTTCTCGCCGTGTACTGGCTAAGGTCGGGTTCACCGAGACCGAGCGGAAGGAAGTGGACGCGGTCTACGGGACCACCCTGTTCACCACGAGACGGCTCTGACACACCCGGCGTTTCGCCTTGAGGGCGGCTCCGAGCAGCGGCGGCAGGCGTCAGCTCCCCATTCCGAGTTCGTGCTGCGGTGTGCCACAAGCGGATCGATCACCGGACATGGTTGCACGCTGCCGAAGTGCCCGGTGATAACGCCATAAGGTCCCCTGCTCGGGCAGATCAACAGTACGGACGATTCGTGCGGGCTGACGGGAGCTTCCAGGCCGGCTCCTGCCCTGCAACGCCTGCCCCTTCTGACCTCACCTAGTAAATCCTCCTCCCAATCGACGGGTGGTCGGTGTGCGGCGCTGCCCCGCGACGGGTTTTGCTGCGACCCCCATGGAAGGGGCGAGTTCGCCACCGCAGTTGTGTACGAGGACCGGTGTGTTGCCGGCGAGCACATAGGACGTGTGGAGGCCAGCGACAGCGCGGTCACGCATCGTCTTGTGACCGGTAACGGCCGGCGATCTTGCTTCGACGCATGTGCCGGACTGGTCGCAAGCCTCGGAGTCGAACCGAGCAGGCCGCCGTTATGAGCAGCAGCTGGACCCACGTCCGCCTGCGCCTTACTCCGCAGTGGATGGCATCTAGAGGCCGTAGCCGGACTCGAACCGGCGTGCGCGGTTTTGCAGACCGCTCCCTCACCCCTCGGGCATACGACCGTGCGCGCCCCCGGACCGATTCGAACGGCCGGCCTGCGGTCCCGGAAACCGCTGCTCTATCCGCTGAGCTACGGGGGCATGGTGCGCGTCCCTGGTGCCGACCCAGGTCTGCTCGAAAGCGCCGGCTTTACAGGCCGGGGGGCGTGCCGCCGCCCACGACGCGCTTGGGGTGACTGGCGGGACTCGAACCCGCGACAACCCGGGACCACAACCCGGTGCTCTACCACTGAGCTACAACCACCATGCTTCTAAATCTCCGTCGACCCAGGAATCAAAAAGTCATCGGCCATCCGAACGAGCGACCGTTGGCCGTTGACCGGTGGGGCGATCCGCAGGTACGCCGACGATTTCCCGACCTCGCTGACCGGCACAAGGTAGACGCCAGGCCGTCCCGGGACTGCGACACCGAAGTAGTCGACCAGCCCGACGTAGGTCGTTCGTTGTTGAGCGTAGTTCTTGGAGGTAGTGGCGAACTCGATGACCGAGCCGTTCCGGACCAGCCGGGCGGTCTTGCACTGGACCGACTTCATCCCGTCGCCGGTCTCGATCACCAGGTCTGCTTTGCCCACCCCGAATGGAACGTAGCAGGGGTAGCCAGCATTAGTGAGGGCGGCCAGCACGCGACTCTCCACGATGGCTGCGACGGCGTTGGAGTCGTTCGCCGTAAGCGCAGTCGGGCGAGACGGGAACGCGATTGGCGGTCTAACAGACGTGGCCGTCTTCGTCGCAGCAGCGACGCGACGACGGGATTGCAGCCCATGCTTCTTGAGCCAGTAACGAACGTTGACCTGAGAGCAGCCGTGGCAGTCGGCGATTTGGCGCTGGCTCAGCCCTTTAGCCAGCGCGGATTCCAATAGCTCTTTGTCCACACGGGCAGTGTAGCTCAACCCGGTGCGCTGCTGTTGCGCTACGGCCACACTCGCGGCCCGAAGGCCAGTACCCGCAGAGGGATTTGAACCCCCGACCTGCGCCGTGTGAAGGCGCTGCTCTGCGCGCTGAGCTATGCGGGCTTGGCTCCCCTGCCTGGACTCGAACCAAGATCAGCCGGTTAACAGCCGGCCGCTCTACCCTTGAACCACAGGGGAATGGCAGCGCGGACGGGACTCGAACCCGCACATGTCCCGGGTGAAAGCCGGGCGACTCTTCCATTCGTCCACCGCGCCAGGTGGGTACGTGCCGCGAGCTGGGATCGAACCAGCGACCTACGCCTTGTCGAGACGTTGCTCTCCCGCTGAGCTACCGCGACGGGAGCGGGACCGGGATTCGAACCCGGGTACCTCTGGGTTATGAGCCCAGCGCGCTTCCATAACTGCGCCATCCCGCAAGTGGGCCGCCAGAGGATCGAACTCTGGACACTCCGATTAAAAGTCGGCAGCTCTACCACTGAGCTAGCGGCCTGCAATTGACGTCCCCCGGGCAGGACTCGAACCTGCGACGACCCGGTTTAGGAAACCAGCGCTCTATCCGCTGAGCTACCGGGGGATTTGGTACGCCGTACTGGGATCGAACCAGTGACATTCCGATTAAGAGTCGGAAGCTCTACCAACTGAGCTAACGGCGCATGGCGGAAGGTAAAGGAGTTGAACCCTCGGGCTTTCACCCGGTGCCGGTTTTCGAGACCGGTCGCGGACCTGTTCCGCACTACCCTCCATGCGTCGGGTTGACAGGATTCGAACCTGCGTCCTCGCGGTCCCGAACCGCGCGCTCCACCAAACTGAGCTACAACCCGTTGAGTCGGGATAGCCGGATTCGAACCGGCGACTTCCGGTCCCCCCAGACCGGAGCGCTACCTGACTGCGCCGTATCCCGAAAGAGCCCCCGACTGGAATCGAACCAGCGACACCGAGAACCGTAATCTCGTGCTCTTTCCACTGAGCTACGGGGGCATGTGTTGCAAACGAGGGAAGCCGGCCGGTACGCCGGGTTCTGCCCCGCCCCGGCGGCCCGTGCCGTCGGCTGGAGTCGAACCAGCGCATCTCCTCGTTATCAGCGAGGTGCCTTAACCAGCTTGGCCACGACGGCTTGGCGGAGGGACCGGGATTCGAACCCGGGCCGGGGTTGCCCCCGGTCTTCCTTAGCAGGGAAGCGCCATAGACCGCTCATGCCACCCCTCCATAATCTTGCTGCGCGGCGCCGACGGGACTCGAACCCGCAACCCCCGCCTCGACAGGGCGGTGCTCTGGCCAATTGAGCTACGACACCTTGGCGCGCGACTTCCAGCCGGCTCGGCTTTCCCACAGGGGAGATCGCATACACGGTCCACCTATCGCGCTTCGGCGGACCTGCGGTCACGAACTGGCCGGCATGGACAGTGGAT
The nucleotide sequence above comes from Micromonospora sp. NBC_00389. Encoded proteins:
- a CDS encoding FAD-dependent oxidoreductase; translated protein: MSTLNELPVVVIGAGPVGLAAAAHLNERGIAFTVLEAGDTPGAAVRQWGHVRVFSPWRYNIDPAARRILDEAGWAAPDLEALPTGAELAGDYLQPLAELPQLKPYLRYGARVEAISRLGLDRLRTAGRESTPFLIRLADGEELLARAVIDASGTWGTPNVLGASGLPARGETTVAPFLEHALPDVLGAARDRFAGRHTLVVGAGHSAANTLLSLAELAESTPGTEVTWAIRTASPTRTYGGGDADALPARGALGSRLRAHVDAGRIRLLTGFSVHALTPTDGRVSVVVRHGDGGEESVTVDRIVAATGFRPDHSIAAELRLDLDPIMGATRALAPLIDPNEHSCGTVPAHGVDELVHPEAGYYAVGMKSYGRAPTFLMATGYEQVRSVVAALAGDWDAARDVQLDLPETGVCNSNPTDSATGDSCCGPAPTAEPAARGLATGISGGLLSAPLNLVTLDAAPAGGQAGGCCGS
- a CDS encoding CapA family protein; translated protein: MKWARSFVALAATLTVTACDAVRTPPAAAPTRSAPAGSPSHPAEITLAFAGDVHFADRTADLLGDPATAFGSISSTLSAADLAMVNLETAVTTRGTPEPKEFHFRAPASAYDAVKAAGIDVVSIANNHALDYGRTGLADTVDAARAVGLPAVGAGADAAAAYAPWITEIRGTKIAVLGFSQVSELWSEWRATDTRAGIAMTRDLPRAVAAVRAARRQASVVVVYVHWGTEGDACPPAEAREFAGEMAEAGATIVVGTHAHLLLGDGWLGKTFVQYGLGNFLWWRDDAYSNDTGVLRVTLDASAISKTELVPATISRRTGRPELAGREDTARIGQEYAGLRACTGLAASPAP
- a CDS encoding ArsR/SmtB family transcription factor, which translates into the protein MLDRTTAQAYASWFRALADPTRVQIVEYLARHARPMSVGEIVDAVGLAQSTVSQHLKILTEVRFVFVEPVGTARHYRINDACVDCFPSAADVVMGRPAPHPNGAC
- a CDS encoding ABC transporter permease, which translates into the protein MTTGLRGLVRNAEPSAGGVRGDGPGWRVIAEQECRDLWVSGRGPVLVFAFSVVLSVMTYLAGTSQVLNFLEQREAVNLTLQVAVAVGVLVTLVVSADAISGERERGTLESLLLAPVSRRAIVLGKFAAALSLWLAAFVVSVPYLWALGRGVSIVGQALVLGLLVGTLLAVALAALGLLISAVSSSNKVSLAVSLFLLLALFAPTQLPGGAPKGWFGDLLVRLNPVGASLHYLTAVLVNGHSWTRDLSYLISPLLIAVLTGGVLIAAGTRIVRLYGGVSGA
- a CDS encoding GNAT family N-acetyltransferase produces the protein MADITVRPLRDDDAERVLAIYQAGLDAGNASFETIAPTWAAFDAAKLPEHRFVAIDGNTVVGWIAVVPTSGRTVYAGVVEHSVYVDPVAQGRGVARLLLDTLITSTEAAGIWTIQSGVFPENAASLTLHERAGFRVIGVRERVGRHHGRWRDVVLLERRSPVVT
- a CDS encoding M28 family metallopeptidase — encoded protein: MTPAAGPPASMAARLVAVSAERMTTTVAALAADDFAGRRVGTPGGAAARAWLADHLTALGARVEIDDFPVRAVPDIYAAPTVTWGVGDVSADLTFGREVSIHPASTDTIEVRRGLLGVAGSDDPTGRWLVVRAGMILFDAYRDTRGAAGLLLSRAVDADGWQYTTLAGPDPGPLPVLTLDPRTHSVVLSAAGEGWMSANTPLRRADATGTNIYATFDRPSPRAVELLLTAHYDGVGDHPGVRQPGASDNASGVAVVLEAARVLSAVLPDDLGLSVALLDAEEIGALGSAHHSSRLRASGGNPLVINVDGAGRLDQAAAVEAGGPAHRLLALLDQAGRHTGLPLTAGPVASDNRRYGAAGLAAVGIGAGMAGYHSPADTPDRVDPHTLTAIARLVVATVSLAAPAPATLSSPIGDKR